Proteins co-encoded in one Cardiocondyla obscurior isolate alpha-2009 linkage group LG24, Cobs3.1, whole genome shotgun sequence genomic window:
- the LOC139111562 gene encoding nose resistant to fluoxetine protein 6 isoform X1 produces MERTRFGWWVSLSVLLAVAGIDGTRPEVVLTDVLTKPFVPREFASSRCIRDGEIYLEALERYTPWALQMFDASVKIPSGVITGNYRQLGNFDECLRVKNEHGFVGQACNAVVQFEINANDNAQRRELDLGDLLVNIAIASNATKWNSGNSVEYEWMFCVPSTCNHTEIREALEIALDPLKVEGRIDMTINVPKESCHTVETVQTTWDVADWCYTSIVALFAFIIIASTGYDIMMQWRDSTTKSRDLFTAFSLYKNGKELFRTDRRRGSIHCLDGLRFISICWIIYGHTHYMEAVSVKMDLTQIPHMHNDWNNMLVLNGNIVTDTFFLLSGALLAYTELSKKERAAKWRFDMIGLYIHRYVRLTPAYAMMIGFYATLFDKFGTGPHWDTWVGSNKNFCRENWWANLLYVNNYVNVPNTCMSQSWYLSTDMQFLWLSPLVLYPMLKFRTLILAIVFAVCLFLSVLVPFITTYSLRLTGTMIYYKEQMDLSQVYLEIYIKTYNRFGAYVIGLGLGYLLYKTRSYKVKLHTCYATLGWLIAIMAGLSVIFGPRGMYLDTHVYNRLEASFYAGFHRQVFVLSVSWIIFCCMHGYAGPVNYLLSWRGWIPLSKLTYCAYLSHYLFILSHVGAVRTTGNLTQMNVMRAFFANLVFTMMVSVLWSLCFEVPFMKIDSILLSGRKRNLSKHLSKGYGSTASGKEICQSKEFSVTYDNPDECDVSRYDFVRNASGNGENGAYVDDEANRNKIFFISPIKHDETWPAVNSDNRRADHVNVDLCHDFDKRRESMPSTSRLKSDPTGSDPARNAEPNRSLRDTA; encoded by the exons ATGGAGCGAACGCGATTCGGATGGTGGGTGAGTCTATCGGTTCTGCTGGCGGTAGCTGGGATCGACGGCACTAGACCCGAAGTCGTCCTTACGGACGTCCTAACGAAGCCCTTCGTGCCACGTGAATTCGCATCCTCGAGATGCATCCGCGACGGCGAGATTTATCTCGAGGCACTCGAGAGGTACACGCCCTGGGCGCTTCAAA TGTTCGATGCCTCGGTTAAAATACCATCGGGGGTGATCACCGGCAATTACAGACAGCTAGGAAATTTTGACGAATGCTTGAGAGTGAAGAACGAGCACGGATTCGTCGGGCAGGCTTGCAACGCGGTGGTGCAATTCGAGATCAACGCGAACGACAATGCCCAACGACGTGAATTAGACTTGGGGGATCTGCTCGTGAACATCGCTATCGCGTCG AACGCTACGAAATGGAATTCTGGAAACTCGGTCGAGTACGAGTGGATGTTTTGCGTACCATCTACCTGCAATCACACGGAGATACGGGAGGCTCTCGAGATCGCGCTCGATCCATTAAAGGTCGAAGGGCGTATAGACATGACTATTAATGTTCCTAAAGAATCGTGTCACACCGTGGAGACTGTCCAGACAACCTGGGACGTTGCCGATTGGTGTTACAC ATCGATCGTTGCGCTATTCGCATTCATCATTATAGCCAGCACGGGGTACGATATTATGATGCAATGGCGAGACAGCACGACGAAATCGAGAG ATCTTTTCACGGCGTTCTCTTTATACAAGAATGGAAAAGAACTATTTCGGACTGACAGACGCCGAGGATCTATCCACTGCTTGGACGGATTGCGCTTTATCAGCATATGCTGGATCATTTACGGACACACTCATTATATGGAGGCTGTCAGTGTCAAAATGGATCTCACGCAGATTCCACAT atgCATAATGATTGGAACAATATGCTGGTGCTTAATGGTAACATCGTCACGgatactttctttcttttgagCGGGGCCTTGCTCGCTTACACCGaattatcaaaaaaagaaCGGGCTGCTAAATGGCGTTTCGACATGATAGGACTCTATATTCATCGTTATGTAAG ATTAACCCCGGCCTACGCGATGATGATCGGTTTTTATGCCACTCTGTTCGACAAATTTGGTACAGGTCCGCATTGGGATACCTGGGTCGGATCTAACAAAAACTTTTGCCGCGAGAATTGGTGGGCCAACTTACTCTACGTTAACAATTACGTTAACGTACCGAACACG TGCATGTCTCAATCCTGGTACCTATCGACCGACATGCAGTTTCTTTGGCTGTCGCCGCTTGTACTGTACCCTATGCTCAAGTTTAGGACTCTGATCTTAGCCATTGTTTTCGCCGTCTGCTTGTTCCTTTCGGTCCTAGTGCCCTTCATTACAACTTACAGTCTCCGACTAACGGGCACGATGATCTATTACAAAGA ACAGATGGACTTGAGTCAGGTTTATCTAGAAATCTACATAAAGACGTACAATAGATTTGGGGCTTACGTCATTGGATTGGGCCTTGGATACTTATTATATAAGACACGATCTTACAAAGTTAAATTACATACT TGTTACGCGACTCTCGGATGGCTGATCGCGATTATGGCCGGTTTATCGGTGATTTTTGGACCCCGAGGTATGTACCTTGACACTCACGTGTATAACAGGCTAGAGGCGAGCTTCTACGCCGGTTTTCACCGCCAGGTCTTTGTACTCTCAGTCTCCTGGATCATTTTTTGCTGCATGCACGGATACGCAG GTCCTGTCAATTATTTACTTTCTTGGCGCGGATGGATACCGCTCAGCAAATTGACCTACTGCGCTTATCTCTCTCATTATCTATTCATACTATCGCACGTCGGAGCTGTTCGCACCACCGGCAATTTGACGCAGATGAACGTG ATGCGCGCGTTCTTCGCCAATCTAGTATTCACGATGATGGTATCTGTCCTGTGGAGCCTGTGCTTCGAAGTGCCCTTCATGAAAATCGACAGCATCCTCCTTTCCGGGCGTAAGCGAAACTTGTCGAAGCACTTGTCGAAAGGCTACGGCTCCACGGCGTCCGGCAAGGAGATTTGCCAGTCCAAGGAATTCTCCGTCACTTACGACAATCCCGACGAATGCGACGTTTCGCGTTACGACTTCGTGAGGAACGCGAGCGGAAACGGCGAGAACGGCGCGTACGTCGACGACGAGgcgaatagaaataaaatattttttatcagcCCTATCAAGCACGACGAGACGTGGCCGGCGGTGAATTCCGACAACAGGCGTGCCGATCACGTTAACGTCGACCTATGCCACGATTTCGACAAGCGCAGGGAATCGATGCCGAGCACGAGCAGGCTAAAATCGGACCCGACCGGCAGCGATCCTGCCCGCAACGCCGAACCAAATCGATCCTTGAGGGATACTGCTTGA
- the LOC139111562 gene encoding nose resistant to fluoxetine protein 6 isoform X2 has protein sequence MERTRFGWWVSLSVLLAVAGIDGTRPEVVLTDVLTKPFVPREFASSRCIRDGEIYLEALERYTPWALQMFDASVKIPSGVITGNYRQLGNFDECLRVKNEHGFVGQACNAVVQFEINANDNAQRRELDLGDLLVNIAIASNATKWNSGNSVEYEWMFCVPSTCNHTEIREALEIALDPLKVEGRIDMTINVPKESCHTVETVQTTWDVADWCYTSIVALFAFIIIASTGYDIMMQWRDSTTKSRDLFTAFSLYKNGKELFRTDRRRGSIHCLDGLRFISICWIIYGHTHYMEAVSVKMDLTQIPHMHNDWNNMLVLNGNIVTDTFFLLSGALLAYTELSKKERAAKWRFDMIGLYIHRYVRLTPAYAMMIGFYATLFDKFGTGPHWDTWVGSNKNFCRENWWANLLYVNNYVNVPNTCMSQSWYLSTDMQFLWLSPLVLYPMLKFRTLILAIVFAVCLFLSVLVPFITTYSLRLTGTMIYYKEQMDLSQVYLEIYIKTYNRFGAYVIGLGLGYLLYKTRSYKVKLHTCYATLGWLIAIMAGLSVIFGPRGMYLDTHVYNRLEASFYAGFHRQVFVLSVSWIIFCCMHGYAVIIVSRSCQLFTFLARMDTAQQIDLLRLSLSLSIHTIARRSCSHHRQFDADERDARVLRQSSIHDDGICPVEPVLRSALHENRQHPPFRA, from the exons ATGGAGCGAACGCGATTCGGATGGTGGGTGAGTCTATCGGTTCTGCTGGCGGTAGCTGGGATCGACGGCACTAGACCCGAAGTCGTCCTTACGGACGTCCTAACGAAGCCCTTCGTGCCACGTGAATTCGCATCCTCGAGATGCATCCGCGACGGCGAGATTTATCTCGAGGCACTCGAGAGGTACACGCCCTGGGCGCTTCAAA TGTTCGATGCCTCGGTTAAAATACCATCGGGGGTGATCACCGGCAATTACAGACAGCTAGGAAATTTTGACGAATGCTTGAGAGTGAAGAACGAGCACGGATTCGTCGGGCAGGCTTGCAACGCGGTGGTGCAATTCGAGATCAACGCGAACGACAATGCCCAACGACGTGAATTAGACTTGGGGGATCTGCTCGTGAACATCGCTATCGCGTCG AACGCTACGAAATGGAATTCTGGAAACTCGGTCGAGTACGAGTGGATGTTTTGCGTACCATCTACCTGCAATCACACGGAGATACGGGAGGCTCTCGAGATCGCGCTCGATCCATTAAAGGTCGAAGGGCGTATAGACATGACTATTAATGTTCCTAAAGAATCGTGTCACACCGTGGAGACTGTCCAGACAACCTGGGACGTTGCCGATTGGTGTTACAC ATCGATCGTTGCGCTATTCGCATTCATCATTATAGCCAGCACGGGGTACGATATTATGATGCAATGGCGAGACAGCACGACGAAATCGAGAG ATCTTTTCACGGCGTTCTCTTTATACAAGAATGGAAAAGAACTATTTCGGACTGACAGACGCCGAGGATCTATCCACTGCTTGGACGGATTGCGCTTTATCAGCATATGCTGGATCATTTACGGACACACTCATTATATGGAGGCTGTCAGTGTCAAAATGGATCTCACGCAGATTCCACAT atgCATAATGATTGGAACAATATGCTGGTGCTTAATGGTAACATCGTCACGgatactttctttcttttgagCGGGGCCTTGCTCGCTTACACCGaattatcaaaaaaagaaCGGGCTGCTAAATGGCGTTTCGACATGATAGGACTCTATATTCATCGTTATGTAAG ATTAACCCCGGCCTACGCGATGATGATCGGTTTTTATGCCACTCTGTTCGACAAATTTGGTACAGGTCCGCATTGGGATACCTGGGTCGGATCTAACAAAAACTTTTGCCGCGAGAATTGGTGGGCCAACTTACTCTACGTTAACAATTACGTTAACGTACCGAACACG TGCATGTCTCAATCCTGGTACCTATCGACCGACATGCAGTTTCTTTGGCTGTCGCCGCTTGTACTGTACCCTATGCTCAAGTTTAGGACTCTGATCTTAGCCATTGTTTTCGCCGTCTGCTTGTTCCTTTCGGTCCTAGTGCCCTTCATTACAACTTACAGTCTCCGACTAACGGGCACGATGATCTATTACAAAGA ACAGATGGACTTGAGTCAGGTTTATCTAGAAATCTACATAAAGACGTACAATAGATTTGGGGCTTACGTCATTGGATTGGGCCTTGGATACTTATTATATAAGACACGATCTTACAAAGTTAAATTACATACT TGTTACGCGACTCTCGGATGGCTGATCGCGATTATGGCCGGTTTATCGGTGATTTTTGGACCCCGAGGTATGTACCTTGACACTCACGTGTATAACAGGCTAGAGGCGAGCTTCTACGCCGGTTTTCACCGCCAGGTCTTTGTACTCTCAGTCTCCTGGATCATTTTTTGCTGCATGCACGGATACGCAG TGATAATCGTTTCAAGGTCCTGTCAATTATTTACTTTCTTGGCGCGGATGGATACCGCTCAGCAAATTGACCTACTGCGCTTATCTCTCTCATTATCTATTCATACTATCGCACGTCGGAGCTGTTCGCACCACCGGCAATTTGACGCAGATGAACGTG ATGCGCGCGTTCTTCGCCAATCTAGTATTCACGATGATGGTATCTGTCCTGTGGAGCCTGTGCTTCGAAGTGCCCTTCATGAAAATCGACAGCATCCTCCTTTCCGGGCGTAA
- the Dak1 gene encoding UMP-CMP kinase: protein MLRALVAGARRCIRTMSTVTTQKPEVVFILGGPGAGKGTLCRYIVDKYNYVHLSAGDLLREERAKPGSEYGELIETHIKNGTIVPVEITCSLIDRAMQTSANLYHRFLIDGFPRNQDNLDGWTKVMAEKVILKGVIFCECSEEVCTKRCLNRGATGSGRSDDNEQSLILRHQTYLKNTLPIIEMYEQQGLVYKVNSMKTPEGVLEDVCKEFFPKIGW from the exons ATGTTACGGGCTCTTGTGGCCGGCGCGCGACGTTGCATCCGCACGATGTCCACCGTCACGACGCAAAAACCAGAGGTGGTGTTTATTCTAGGCGGCCCAGGCGCCGGTAAGGGCACGCTTTGCCGCTACATCGTTGACAAGTACAACTACGTTCACCTATCAGCCGGCGACTTGCTGCGCGAGGAACGTGCCAAGCCGGGCTCGGAGTATGGCGAGCTTATCGAGACACACATCAAGAACGGCACGATCGTACCCGTGGAGATCACATGCAGCCTCATCGACCGTGCCATGCAAACATCCGCGAACTTATACCACCGGTTTCTCATCGACGGCTTTCCCCGAAATCAAGATAACCTGGACGGCTGGACTAAG GTGATGGCTGAGAAAGTTATCCTGAAGGGCGTAATATTCTGCGAGTGCAGTGAGGAAGTTTGTACGAAGCGATGCCTGAATCGCGGTGCCACAGGAAGTGGGCGTAGCGACGACAATGAACAGTCCCTAATTCTACGCCATCAAACTTACTTGAAAAACACTTTACCAATAATAGAAATGTACGAACAGCAGGGTTTAGTTTATAAAGTAAATTCCATGAAGACGCCAGAGGGGGTGCTCGAGGATGTTTGCAAAGAGTTCTTTCCCAAGATAGGATGGTAA
- the Thoc5 gene encoding THO complex subunit 5: MGKENESENNAKKRRKSVNASSGTAALKEGDIYKTIISYEEKEAIERLSEDDSKCFLVTCDNIRAAMTKIAKLKSSGDSNVKDEIRELQIQTSLAFIELKKLNRMEKFRTESARDSLVAAKSSVDSKHLHLQNLLYEVMHLKKEVIKCLQFKSKDELIELVSEEEFYKQAPENISRPEITKNNPHQLRLARLEWELTQRKQLAALCDELTESKKAVASSIETKQTRLDNLAPQLRSILEASKPLQESLGLPLDKIRQEHQKASLLASPLYVLYAKASAYRDAYDSTLLVKVEGDEDEAKRANNHDALQESDSDPDNQSENIVEEIPVHKKRHHRLSREARQEEKRSKLLQRHPLHVKIVITLKSETRLTLHFYYMIHLKVITVESKLETEDLGGISAGDMLVSESVLRELYPRDLGLESPNPANQYQLSRHSLGSFPSLGLGIPYRWAQRMAGLHFVASDVSEQQQKLSAQELAQDCVESVLKEIKRRIKARLDLCMEIRQLESGNLPIFISTTDPVPQKISTSLHRFTTMTWKNYSNYIASPEFYQRGLVLSVDIFYEAVLRRGSSELIARIAIKPDYPKIAPVFNISINPSVPASADIIRDIEREVNVMWTKSPTLTAQIQRLRACFDIYLETESMAPKEKIFFYPVRGRTRARPYKYLSLGGGIFTHR; this comes from the exons ATGGGCAAGGAAAATGAGTCTGAGAATAATgcgaaaaaaaggaggaaatcTGTAAACGCGAGCAGCGGAACAGCGGCTTTGAAAGAGGGAGACATATACAAG acaATAATTAGttacgaagagaaagaggctATTGAGAGATTGTCTGAGGACGATTCCAAATGCTTTTTGGTAACTTGTGACAATATTCGAGCAGCAATGACGAAGATAGCTAAATTGAAGTCCAGTGGTGACTCGAAC GTAAAAGATGAAATCCGTGAGCTACAAATTCAAACGTCCCTGGCTTTTATAGaacttaagaaattaaatcgcatGGAAAAGTTCCGCACAGAATCTGCACGCGATTCTCTAGTGGCCGCAAAGAGCAGTGTTGACAGCAAACACttgcatttgcaaaatttattatatgaagtaatgcatttaaaaaaagaagtcattAAATGTCTTCAATTCaa ATCTAAAGATGAATTGATAGAACTAGTTTCTGAGGaggaattttataaacaaGCTCCAGAAAATATCTCACGACCT gaaataacaaaaaataatcctCATCAATTGAGATTGGCTCGTTTGGAATGGGAATTGACGCAACGTAAACAATTGGCCGCATTGTGCGATGAATTGACAGAAAGCAAAAAGGCAGTAGCGTCTAGTATCGAAACGAAACAGACACGCTTAGACAATCTAGCACCGCAATTACGTTCTATATTAGAA gCAAGCAAACCATTGCAAGAAAGCCTTGGATTGCCATTAGACAAAATTCGCCAGGAACATCAAAAGGCTTCGTTGCTCGCGTCTCCACTCTATGTATTGTATGCAAAAGCATCTGCTTATAGGGACGCTTATG atagTACATTATTGGTTAAAGTCGAAGGTGATGAGGATGAAGCAAAACGTGCAAACAATCACGATGCTTTACAAGAATCTGACTCAGATCCTGACAATCAGTCGGAAAATATTGTAGAGGAAATACCCGTACATAAGAAAAGACATCACAGATTATCTAGAGAAGCCAGACAAGAAGAAAAGCGATCGAAACTATTGCAACGACATCCGTTGCACGTAAAAATagttattacattaaaaa gtgaAACGAGGCTAACGctccatttttattatatgatacatttaaaagttattacgGTAGAATCGAAACTCGAAACAGAAGACTTGGGAGGAATTAGTGCCGG AGACATGTTAGTATCTGAATCAGTTCTTCGAGAATTGTACCCACGAGATTTAGGATTGGAAAGTCCAAATCCTGCCAATCAGTATCAGCTGTCGCGGCATAGTTTGGGATCGTTTCCGTCTTTGGGTCTAGGTATTCCTTACAGATGGGCGCAAAGAATGGCAGGTCTACACTTTGTCGCGAGTGACGTAAGCGAGCAACAACAAAAG CTTTCAGCCCAAGAATTGGCACAAGATTGTGTGGAAAGTGTGTTAAAGGAAATTAAACGACGTATAAAAGCGAGGCTAGACTTATGTATGGAAATACGACAATTAGAATCCGGCAATCTGCCGATTTTTATTAGTACGACGGATCCCGTGCCACAGAAAATTTCAACGTCATTGCATCGATTTACGACTATGACCTGGAAAAATTACTCAAATTACATTGCCTCACCGGAATTTTATCAACGAGGATTAGTGTTGTCCGTAGATATCTTTTACGAGGCTGTACTTCGTCGTGGCAGTA GCGAGCTTATAGCCAGGATCGCTATCAAACCAGATTACCCTAAGATAGCACCGGTATTCAATATAAGTATTAATCCATCGGTACCAGCGTCTGCCGATATTATTAGAGATATCGAGAGAGAAGTAAACGTGATGTGGACCAAGTCTCCTACGTTAACGGCACAAATACAACGGCTGAGAGCATGCTTTGACATTTATTTAGAAACTGAGAGTATGGCGCCGAAGGAAAAGATATTCTTTTATCCCGTAAGAGGCCGGACTCGCGCTCGACCGTACAAATATTTGTCGTTGGGAGGGGGCATATTCACTCAtcgttga
- the LOC139111576 gene encoding dynein regulatory complex subunit 2: MPKKKKGKGNKLARMSDEERARYLQHRAELELEAKRRKQQLIAAFTKNKLKREEAFSRLNTAKINEQWRYILRRIKCKELYEDVQYLWNNFEHLMKTKNIMIQRLHSELEAADVDHRRLQEAHIQMMDLIIGKYKQKCLHLHETFARERKHTVSNEMNELNRVRMNLEDYCHQLRSIIFGQDKKIEDVLTQTKIQNAINIYSVVYLKEDSLSHLMHYVSNEVEELWRQLNETISEYEKSTGDKRKQYEYLKEQDDAHFADVAQYPKLQTQLQSMIKNLKQNTQTLSQKRKQNIIELNNQIVQMRKKAESLRQIFSVNQMLDTTQLKKLTIMSTSILKELQKISEKGSALLSLLKICSNLEPFSLNIQKYTLRDTGSRIAFTSCMSEPFDKLDKFWEQFNYIKSDNISMKKECDKLTFENKQLKNTLRTYLLTISQIPAARSLTSIPV, encoded by the exons AtgccgaagaaaaagaagggaaagggaaACAAGTTAGCTCGTATGAGCGACGAGGAACGTGCCCGTTATCTGCAACACCGAGCTGAATTAGAGCTAGAGGCAAAGCGACGTAAGCAGCAATTAATTGCAGCTTTCACCAAG AACAAGCTAAAACGCGAGGAAGCCTTTTCAAGATTAAACACTGCCAAGATCAATGAACAATGGCGATACATTCTACGacgaataaaatgtaaagaacTTTACGAAGATGTGCAATATCTTTGGAATAATTTCGAACACCTGatgaaaacgaaaaatatcaTGATACAGCGTTTACATAGCGAGCTAGAGGCAGCTGATGTGGATCATAGAAGATTGCAAGAGGCCCACATTCAAATGATGGATCTAATAATTG GAAAATACAAACAGAAATGCCTTCACCTGCACGAAACTTTTGCACGTGAACGTAAGCATACCGTCTCGAATGAAATGAACGAATTAAACAGAGTACGAATGAATTTAGAAGACTACTGCCATCAATTACGGAGCATAATTTTTGGTCAGgataagaaaatagaagatGTGCTGACGCAAACGAAAATCCAGAAtgctattaatatatatagCGTCGTGTACTTG aaagAAGATTCCTTGTCACACTTAATGCATTACGTTTCTAACGAGGTAGAAGAATTGTGGAGGCAACTTAATGAAACAATATCTGAATATGAAAAAAGTACCGGAGATAAAAGAAAGCAGTACGAATACTTGAAGGAACAGGATGACGCTCATTTTGCGGACGTGGCGCAATATCCAAAGCTGCAAACGCAATTACAAAGCATGATTAAGAACTTGAAACAGAACACGCAAACATTATCGCAGAAAAGGAAGCAGAATATTATAGAATTGAACAATCAGATCGTGCAGATGAGAAAGAAAGCTGAAAGTTTAAGACAAATATTTTCCGTTAATCAAATGCTCGACACTACTCAACTGAAGAAACTGACCATTATGAGCACTAGTAttctaaaa GAATTGCAAAAGATTTCAGAAAAAGGTTCGGCGTTATTgtcgttgttaaaaatatgttcAAATTTAGAACCGTTTTCGCTGAACATTCAAAAGTACACTTTACGTGATACAGGTTCCAGAATAGCTTTTACGAGTTGC atgtcAGAACCATTTGACAAATTGGATAAGTTTTGGGAGCAATTTAACTACATCAAATCTGACAACATATCTATGAAAAAAGAATGCGATAAACTAACTTTCGAGAACAAACAATTGAAAAATACCCTACGTACATATCTTTTAACTATTTCTCAAATTCCTGCCGCAAGATCACTTACATCGATTcctgtataa
- the LOC139111571 gene encoding switch-associated protein 70-like, translating into MSHLLKNLTNSIWHAFHALQADGTNTVAKSKLKVLTANIGTMMDLYGVEKGLEHYRSTQNLTFDQYIYYLQKEVFSSITDATSVQTLKTLEEGIDEICWLVCKKMYLERSHPVFNDNSVYQLFRIYCLLAETESDATDSYLVIMHGDEVARIASYLVISLGLQWDAADFSALSTAIGTFRFSTFLAVLESKYSGGNTLDTIALTEAIDDLYQIYVENVVKKGYLMKKGFLLPTLRYFWFVLRPGELTYYKEPQQKEPSGLILLNANCWADTPTNSGKPDKRFVLSTPEHRCIELVAEDHKGKLQWLAALQTAIQHSGEKIGYQRSLANQRRSLRQATKQEKEETKLELQYERQARIAAEIQARKLETLSKEEGAKVQQLEDVKQKLELLLQEEKQALRDEEIVRNLQARVLREEWEKREQLERLQQEQQELLEMEKMKRMEFERMQKKNEQQLQDAELRLQQLETEREQLDAELRAAREKVKHAEEAQLLLEAQIVTRPLRGGERIRRTQSFIPTTKERPLSIEKIDSRPMSLQKNI; encoded by the exons ATGTCTCATCTGCTGAAGAACCTTACTAATAGTATCTGGCATGCGTTTCATGCCCTACAGGCTGATGGTACCAATACTGTTGCCAAATCCAAATTAAAG GTGCTAACAGCCAACATTGGTACAATGATGGATTTATATGGAGTAGAGAAAGGCTTAGAGCATTACCGGAGTACGCAGAATTTAACATTTGATCAATACATCTATTATTTGCAGAAAGAa GTATTTTCTTCTATAACTGATGCTACTTCCGTACAAACGTTAAAAACACTGGAAGAAGGGATTGACGAGATTTGCTGGCTGGTTTGTAAAAAGATGTATCTGGAAAGATCCCACCCAGTTTTTAACGATAACAGCGTTTACCAATTGTTTAGAATTTATTGTCTATTAGCTGAAACAGAATCGGACGCAACGGACTCTTATCTG GTAATAATGCATGGCGACGAAGTGGCGCGAATTGCTTCCTATCTAGTAATATCTTTAGGCCTGCAGTGGGATGCGGCAGATTTTTCCGCTCTGTCAACGGCTATCGGAACATTTAG GTTTTCTACGTTTCTGGCGGTTTTGGAATCCAAGTACAGCGGCGGTAATACTTTGGACACTATAGCATTGACTGAAGCGATTGACGATCTTTACCAAATCTATGTAGAAAATGTAGTGAAAAAG GGCTACTTGATGAAGAAAGGCTTTCTGCTGCCTACATTACGATACTTTTGGTTCGTTCTGCGTCCCGGCGAATTAACGTATTACAAAGAGCCTCAGCAGAAAGAGCCGTCCGGATTAATACTACTGAACGCTAATTGCTGGGCCGATACTCCGACGAACAGTGGAAAGCCCGATAAAAGGTTCGTGCTTAGCACACCTGAACATAGATGCATAGAGCTAGTTGCCGAAGATCACAAAGGTAAACTGCAATGGCTCGCGGCATTGCAAACAGCCATTCAGCATTCGGGCGAGAAGATCGGTTATCAAAGAAGTTTGGCTAATCAAAGAAGATCTTTGCGAcaa GCTACTAAacaggaaaaagaagaaactaAACTGGAACTGCAGTACGAGAGACAGGCAAGAATTGCAGCGGAGATACAAGCACGGAAATTGGAAACTCTGTCAAAGGAAGAAGGTGCTAAAGTTCAACAACTAGAAGATGTTAAACAAAAGCTAGAATTATTGCTTCAAGAAGAAAAACAGGCTCTACGCGACGAAGAAATAG TACGAAATTTACAAGCAAGAGTATTACGCGAAGAAtgggaaaagagagaacagTTGGAAAGATTACAGCAAGAACAACAGGAATTGCTCGAGATGGAAAAAATGAAGAGAATGGAATTTGAACgaatgcagaaaaaaaatgaacagcAGTTGCAAG ACGCGGAACTACGACTTCAACAATTAGAGACGGAGAGGGAGCAACTGGACGCCGAGTTGCGTGCTGCGCGTGAAAAAGTGAAACATGCTGAAGAGGCTCAACTTTTACTAGAAGCACAAATCGTGACGCGTCCTTTAAGAGGAGGTGAAAGAATCCGACGTACCCAAAGTTTTATACCCACAACGAAAGAGCGGCCATTATCTATCGAGAAAATTGACAGTAGACCTATGTCACTGCagaagaatatataa